In Lodderomyces elongisporus chromosome 1, complete sequence, a genomic segment contains:
- the lub1 gene encoding WD repeat protein Lub1 (BUSCO:EOG09261B3Q) — protein MTYKLSSTLSGHDQDVKSLVSTIIHESPALVSVSRDSTTRTWKQPNTSTKTASEIVFVSPTKSFLNSVAVISLPQHQNHQFIASGGQDAMIYLTDLSELEPHGLDQDAKFQLIGHEGNVCSMHFAHGEFVSSSWDTTAIVWDLEQFTPKYVLKGHESSVWDCKVLNSNQFLTASADRTIRLWNAEHEVLKYIGHTDVVRKLLVLPNGKEFVSCSNDGTIRIWNLQTGVNVKTLYGHDSFVYDLELLPNGNLVSTGEDRTVRIWDLGGGNNDALQVITLPCISVWTVATLSNGDFAVGGSDNEIRVFTLNDERTATEDEVSEFAKAVQSASISEQSLDDLKKTDIPGIEALSRPGKKEGSTIMVKTPEGMIEAHQWSGGQWHKIGDVVGGASNSGSKKEYQGKQYDYVFDVDIKDGEPPLKLPYNLNQNPYVVAEKFLSDNELPATYTEEVVRFLETNTAGASLNESSVVRNNNQPGNGSGNESELIGQQYLNDPYSDAYNRKHKQTKSPEKIALTSIVPVKTYINFIDFKKETLVNGLKKLNSAQESHKLGEEEICDIERILAGNFTSTDAVTIVTKYSKYIIENWKPSSVLIAFDLLRVALSRITTVDLLKSTAVAHDFYSELSRGLDIVDSSNPALLMMIVKVLSNIVGDTLFLQSFIDPVGDSEFEYNPIFKECLSRILTQFAKIDTGHKLYSSLSIAVASFIFDLSVYQIKTPGLLKFKGDDKDSRMVSGFTDETINKIVESSSEAAYRLLVAYGNFKFAASGTASSIKTPLPEWVEHAVKIYSSKNEVRFEELAKDIKAL, from the coding sequence ATGACCTATAAGCTTAGTTCTACGCTTTCTGGACATGACCAGGATGTCAAGAGCTTGGTTAGCACCATAATTCACGAATCGCCAGCTCTTGTGTCAGTTTCAAGAGATTCTACAACTCGAACATGGAAACAACCAAATACATCCACCAAGACAGCTTCTGAAATTGTATTTGTCTCTCCAACAAAGTCATTCCTAAATTCGGTTGCCGTAATTTCATTGCCACAACACCAAAACCACCAATTTATTGCTAGTGGTGGCCAAGATGCAATGATTTACCTTACAGACTTAAGCGAGCTCGAACCCCACGGATTAGACCAAGATGCCAAATTCCAGTTGATTGGCCACGAAGGGAATGTGTGTTCGATGCATTTTGCACATGGCGAGTTTGTGTCGTCGTCATGGGATACGACTGCTATTGTGTGGGATCTTGAACAGTTCACTCCAAAGTATGTGTTGAAAGGTCACGAGTCTTCAGTTTGGGACTGTAAAGTGCTCAACTCGAATCAGTTTTTGACCGCTTCGGCAGATCGGACAATCAGATTGTGGAATGCTGAACACGAGGTGCTCAAATACATAGGCCACACGGATGTCGTAAGGAAATTATTGGTGTTACCCAATGGCAAGGAATTTGTATCATGTTCAAACGATGGAACGATACGTATTTGGAACTTACAAACAGGGGTAAATGTCAAGACTCTCTATGGCCATGACTCATTTGTTTACGACTTGGAGCTTTTGCCCAATGGCAATTTGGTGTCAACAGGAGAAGATAGAACCGTAAGAATATGGGATTTAGGTGGAGGGAATAATGATGCATTACAAGTCATTACGTTGCCTTGCATTTCGGTATGGACAGTGGCTACACTTTCAAATGGCGATTTTGCTGTTGGTGGTTCCGATAATGAAATCAGGGTTTTTACACTAAATGATGAACGAACGGCAACAGAAGATGAGGTATCCGAATTTGCCAAAGCCGTGCAATCCGCATCAATATCTGAACAGTCCCTCgatgatttgaaaaaaacagaCATTCCAGGGATAGAGGCTCTTTCAAGGCCTGGTAAGAAGGAAGGCTCAACAATTATGGTGAAGACCCCCGAGGGCATGATTGAAGCGCACCAATGGTCTGGCGGACAATGGCACAAGATTGGTGATGTGGTTGGAGGAGCCTCAAATTCAGGatcaaaaaaggaataccAAGGCAAGCAATACGACTATGTGTTTGACGTGGATATCAAGGATGGCGAGCCACCTTTGAAATTACCATACAACCTAAACCAGAACCCATACGTTGTAGCTGAGAAGTTTCTATCCGATAATGAGTTGCCTGCAACCTATACTGAAGAAGTGGTACGGTTTTTGGAAACAAATACCGCCGGAGCTAGTTTAAATGAAAGTTCAGTTGTTCGTAATAACAACCAACCTGGTAATGGTAGTGGAAATGAAAGTGAATTAATTGGACAGCAATATTTGAATGATCCATATTCTGATGCTTACAATAGGAAACATAAGCAAACAAAGAGCCCTGAAAAGATAGCCTTAACTTCAATAGTACCCGTTAAGACCTATATTAATTTCATTgactttaaaaaagaaacccTTGTGAATGGATTGAAAAAACTCAATCTGGCACAGGAATCACATAAATTGGGCGAAGAGGAAATATGCGATATCGAGAGAATTTTGGCAGGAAATTTCACTTCAACCGACGCTGTGACTATTGTTACAAAGTATTCAAAATATATCATAGAGAACTGGAAACCTTCATCTGTCCTTATTGCATTTGATTTGTTGAGAGTTGCCCTTTCAAGAATCACAACAGTGGATCTCCTAAAGTCCACTGCAGTTGCACACGATTTCTACTCCGAGCTTTCGAGAGGATTGGACATTGTGGATTCTTCCAACCCAGCGCTCTTGATGATGATTGTCAAAGTACTCAGCAATATTGTGGGTGACACTTTATTCCTTCAACTGTTTATCGATCCAGTGGGTGATAGCGAGTTTGAATACAATCCGATATTTAAGGAGTGCTTGTCAAGAATCTTGACTCAATTCGCGAAAATAGATACTGGCCACAAATTGTACAGTTCGTTGCTGATCGCTGTAGCCTCATTCATATTTGACTTATCCGTCTACCAAATCAAGACTCCTGGCTTGCTTAAATTCAAAGGTGACGACAAAGATTCAAGAATGGTTTCCGGTTTCACCGATGAGACAATCAATAAAATAGTAGAGTCCTCTTCGGAGGCGGCTTACAGGTTACTTGTAGCGTATGGAAATTTCAAATTCGCTGCTTCAGGTACTGCAAGTTCTATCAAGACTCCATTGCCTGAATGGGTGGAACACGCAGTTAAGATCTACTCATCAAAAAACGAAGTCAGATTTGAAGAGTTGGCAAAAGACATAAAGGCattataa
- the IDH1 gene encoding isocitrate dehydrogenase (NAD(+)) idh1 yields MLRTVVRQRTAIRSLATFASPESVLPKKYGGRYTVTLIPGDGAGQEITDSVKTIFKSQNVPVDWEVVEVSGVADGAGHHGVDEAVESLKRNKVGLKGILYTPTDKSGKSLNVALRKELDIYASLVLIKNIPGVKGIYDGIDFALVRENTEGEYSGLEHQSYPGVVESLKIMTRFKSERIAKFAFDFAEKNNRKLVTAIHKANIMKLGDGLFRQTVKDVGQDYSGIEVNDLIVDNASMQAVAKPQQFDVLVTPNLYGSILSNIGAALIGGPGLVPGANFGREYAVFEPGCRHVGLDIKGKNTANPTAMILSAAMMLRHLGLNEQADKISKATYDVIEEGKVRTRDIGGSASTTEFTDAIIEKLA; encoded by the exons ATGCTTAGAACTGTTGTCAGACAAAGA ACAGCTATCCGTTCATTAGCTACATTTGCATCTCCAGAATCCGTCTTGCCTAAAAAATATGGCGGAAGATACACAGTCACTTTGATTCCAGGTGACGGTGCAGGTCAAGAAATCACCGACTCAGTCAAGaccattttcaaatcaCAAAATGTTCCTGTTGATTGGGAAGTTGTCGAAGTTAGTGGTGTCGCTGACGGAGCAGGCCACCACGGTGTCGACGAAGCCGTTGAATCattaaagagaaacaaagtTGGTTTGAAGGGTATTCTTTACACCCCAACTGACAAGTCAGGCAAATCATTGAACGTTGCCTTGAGAAAAGAATTGGACATTTACGCTTCATTGGTGTTGATCAAAAACATTCCTGGTGTCAAGGGTATCTACGACGGTATTGACTTTGCCCTTGTCAGAGAAAACACCGAGGGTGAGTACTCTGGTTTGGAGCACCAATCATACCCTGGTGTCGTTGAATCGTTGAAAATCATGACCAGATTCAAGTCTGAGAGAATTGCTAAATTTGCTTTTGACTTTGCCGAAAAGAATAACAGAAAATTGGTTACTGCCATCCACAAGGCCAACATCATGAAGTTGGGTGATGGTCTTTTTAGACAAACCGTTAAAGACGTTGGTCAAGACTACAGTGGTATCGAGGTCAACGACTTGATTGTCGATAACGCCTCCATGCAAGCTGTTGCTAAGCCACAACAATTCGATGTCTTGGTCACTCCTAACTTGTACGGTTCCATCTTGTCCAACATTGGTGCTGCTTTGATTGGTGGTCCAGGTTTGGTCCCAGGTGCCAACTTTGGTAGAGAATACGCTGTTTTCGAACCAGGTTGTCGTCACGTTGGTTTGGACATCAAGGGTAAGAACACCGCTAACCCAACCGCAATGATCTTGTCTGCCGCTATGATGTTGAGACACTTGGGCTTGAACGAACAAGCCGACAAGATCTCCAAGGCTACATACGACGTAATCGAGGAGGGTAAGGTTAGAACCAGAGACATTGGTGGTAGTGCATCAACCACCGAGTTCACTGACGCCATTATTGAAAAGTTGGCATAA
- the BUD32 gene encoding serine/threonine-protein kinase bud32, with protein MTEPLISQLQKHLPNIDLKIISQGAEALVFESKTHPYSNSPHLTNKSEFIIKYRPAKPYRHPKIDAQITKSRTSGEAKFMYKLNKLGIPCPSLISCDFANGIIWMEHLGKSLPNGTISSFKNWLWYLERSEYDGKTENKGKCTDESVQQLCKEVGVLIGRLHMNDMIHGDLTTSNIILQPTSVLEKTQWQPALIDFGLSSFSGLPEDKAVDLYVLERAILSTHSDYADLYNTWLLEGYTAAHELSEFKKTGKKKYAETMKRLEEVRLRGRKRSMLG; from the coding sequence ATGACAGAGCCCTTGATACTGCAATTACAGAAACACTTACCTAACATTGATCTCAAGATCATTTCTCAAGGTGCAGAAGCTTTGGTGTTTGAATCCAAGACACATCCTTACTCGAACCTGCCGCATCTAACCAACAAATCTGAATTTATAATCAAATATCGCCCAGCAAAGCCCTACAGACATCCAAAGATCGATGCACAAATCACGAAATCCCGTACTTCAGGTGAAGCCAAGTTTATGTACAAATTGAATAAATTGGGCATACCATGTCCATCATTAATACTGTGTGATTTCGCCAACGGGATTATTTGGATGGAGCATCTCGGAAAGAGTCTTCCCAACGGAACTATAAGCTCTTTTAAGAACTGGCTCTGGTATTTGGAAAGATCCGAATATGATGgcaaaacagaaaataaaggaaaatgtACTGACGAAAGTGTGCAGCAGCTATGTAAAGAAGTAGGTGTGCTTATAGGTCGTCTACATATGAATGATATGATACACGGCGACTTGACCACATCGAACATTATATTACAGCCAACCTcggttttggaaaaaacacAGTGGCAGCCTGCGTTGATTGATTTCGGATTATCTTCCTTCTCTGGCCTACCTGAAGACAAAGCAGTTGATTTATATGTGCTTGAGAGGGCAATTCTAAGTACCCATTCTGATTATGCAGATTTGTACAACACCTGGCTTTTAGAAGGTTACACTGCTGCACACGAGTTGAGTGAATTCAAAAAGACgggtaaaaagaaatacgCAGAGACTATGAAAAGGCTCGAAGAAGTGCGTCTTCGAGGCCGAAAGAGAAGCATGTTAGGATAA
- the ADE12 gene encoding Adenylosuccinate synthase gives MCDVVLGSQWGDEGKGKLVDILCDDIDVCARCAGGNNAGHTIVVDGKKFDFHMLPSGLVNPKCQNLVGSGVVIHVPSFFEELKNIEEKGLHCRDRLKVSSRAHLVFDFHQRTDKLKEAELSENKKSIGTTGKGIGPTYSTKASRSGIRVHHLVNSNPEAWNEFKTRYMRLVESRQKRYGEFDYDYEAELAKYEKYREELRPFVVDSVEFMHEAIAQKKKILVEGANALMLDIDFGTYPYVTSSSTGIGGVLTGLGIPPKTIRNIYGVVKAYTTRVGEGPFPTEQLNSVGETLQDVGAEYGVTTGRKRRCGWLDLVVLKYSTLINGYTSLNITKLDVLDKFKEIQVGIAYKLNGKELKSFPEDLIDLGNVEVVYKTLPGWEQDITKIKKYEDLPENAKNYLKYIEDFLGVPIQWVGTGPARDSMLEKKI, from the coding sequence ATGTGTGACGTTGTTTTGGGATCCCAATGGGGAGACGAAGGTAAAGGTAAATTAGTCGACATCTTGTGTGATGACATCGATGTGTGTGCTCGTTGTGCAGGAGGTAACAATGCCGGCCAcaccattgttgttgacgGTAAAAAATTCGATTTCCACATGTTACCAAGTGGTTTAGTCAACCCCAAGTGTCAAAACCTTGTTGGATCAGGTGTGGTTATTCATGTTCCATCATTTTTTGAAGAGTTAAAAaacattgaagaaaaagggttGCACTGTCGTGACAGATTAAAAGTTAGTTCAAGAGCTCATTTGGTGTTTGACTTTCACCAAAGAACCgataaattaaaagaagCTGAATTGTCggagaacaaaaagagtaTCGGTACTACCGGTAAGGGTATTGGTCCAACTTATTCGACAAAAGCGTCCAGATCAGGAATTAGAGTCCACCACTTGGTGAACTCAAACCCAGAAGCATGGAATGAGTTCAAGACTAGGTACATGAGATTGGTTGAATCGAGACAAAAGAGATATGGTGAGTTTGACTATGACTACGAGGCGGAGTTGGCAAAGTATGAGAAATACAGAGAGGAGTTGAGACCATTTGTGGTTGACTCTGTTGAATTTATGCACGAAGCCATTGcccaaaagaagaaaattttgGTTGAAGGTGCAAATGCACTTATGTTGGATATCGATTTCGGTACTTATCCATATGTCACCTCATCCTCAACCGGTATTGGTGGTGTGTTGACTGGTTTGGGAATTCCTCCAAAGACTATTAGAAACATCTATGGTGTCGTTAAGGCATACACCACTAGAGTTGGTGAAGGTCCTTTCCCAACAGAGCAATTGAACTCCGTAGGTGAAACATTGCAAGATGTTGGTGCCGAATATGGTGTCACTACgggaagaaagagaagatgTGGTTGGTTAGATTTGGTTGTTTTGAAATACTCAACATTGATCAACGGTTACACTTCGTTAAACATCACCAAATTGGATGTCTTGGACAAGTTTAAGGAAATCCAAGTTGGTATTGCTTACAAATTGAACGGTAAGGAGTTGAAGTCCTTCCCTGAAGATTTGATTGATTTGGGAAATGTCGAAGTTGTTTACAAAACACTTCCTGGTTGGGAACAAGACATTACCAAGATCAAGAAGTACGAGGATTTGCCAGAGAATGCCAAGAATTACCTCAAGTACATTGAAGACTTTTTGGGTGTTCCTATTCAATGGGTTGGAACAGGTCCTGCTAGAGACTCGAtgttggaaaaaaagatttag
- a CDS encoding uncharacterized protein (BUSCO:EOG092605OK): MDISKPVGSEITSVDFGVLSDAEIQKLSAKQISNPIVFDNLGHPVNGGLYDLSLGAFLRNVCATCGLDEKFCPGHMGHIDLPVPVYNPMFFNQLYIFLRSSCLYCHHFKMNWLEVNLFKCKLQLIQYGLLLECVELENILPSGKSTKGSIDEVEEAEEGEGEEDVTGDEKTRRELMEKREQFVKNAIADALRDGRTTPKGVITASVGEERKAVIHDFYKRLLARPKCSNCGMYSPSFRKDGFTKIFENALNDKQVSNNRVKGLQRLDMIRSSSVGKEAVKKASNASDIPNIKHKGGSKYMLASEVRNIMRAVFEKEQAVLQKVFHSRPYQHELIKGDIFFKQALVVPPTRFRLPSKLGDQIHENAQNESLSNILKTSALIRNLNGQISQMYKDKISGEQKKILFNRLMNSFVTLQNDVNAFIDATKNQNAPAGKVPNPGIKQDLEKKEGLFRKHMMGKRVNYAARSVISPDPNLETNEIGVPPVFAKKLTYPEPVTAHNAAELRQAVINGPDVWPGAVQIQNEDGKLINLTGMSVEQRKALANQLLTPSGNAPIVGKKVYRHVKNKDVVIMNRQPTLHKASMMGHKVRVLPGEKTLRLHYANTGAYNADFDGDEMNMHFPQNENAKAEALNLANTDSQYLTPTSGAPLRGLIQDHISAGIWLTSKDSFFDRDTYHQLIYGCIRPEDGHTTRNRIITVPPAVFKPQFLWTGKQVITTILLNIKPNNVPGVNLISKNKVKSEYWSKDSTENEVIFKNGELLCGILDKSQYGASQYGIVHSLHEVYGPDVAGKALSVLGRLFTNFNTMYALTCGMDDLRLTEEGNAWRNDILKQSVDIGRVAATEVTNLSQDTPNEDKELRRRLEEILRDDSKLGILDAITQSKVNTITSQVVSKCVPDGTMKKFPYNAMQAMALSGAKGSNVNVSQIMCLLGQQALEGRRVPVMVSGKTLPSFKSFETDARAGGYIKQRFYSGIRPQEYYFHCMAGREGLIDTAVKTSRSGYLQRCLTKQLEGVHVNYDNSVRDGDGTMIQFLYGGDSIDTTKKSHMNQFNFCLENYDALLAKYNPGDMVDNLDTTEALSYSKKVRKSLKKQQNIPHYEQTIKYDPVLNVYNPSKYLGSVSEKFQENLEAFVDKNPNLFAQSKEEAKTTNKLTEKKFRALMQLKYMRSLVNPGESVGIIASQSIGEPSTQMTLNTFHFAGHGAANVTLGIPRMREIIMTASASIKTPQMTLPILNDVTDEQADAFCKSIARVVMSEFVDNVTVTETTSQDANGSNSRSYIIRLNFYTKDEYEAEYDISQEQLEQVVTSTFIHALEAQIVKEVKKQKKPEYMPTVGKSAGKTDMETVSGKIKELSDGEDEDNEDEDEDAEEEGLKNKKKQQVSYDGPDDDEVETMKRAEETSDEEMDEGDTSSSDSDSDSDSDSDSDSEDVDMDKDNKKNELSRQAKDRQAEVIAQHNMVAQFNFDDDNGEWCEFKLELNGNETQKLLMVNIVEELLRKTVVREIPHIGRCLRPEPDAATGKRVLTTEGVNFRAMWDQDDFINVNAITSNDIASVLRTYGVEAARNTIVNEIYRVFDTYGISVSPHHLELIADMMTREGSYLAFNRQGIDSSTSSFMKMSYETTCQFLTKAVLDGDREELESPSAKIVMGKLSNVGTGSFDVFAQMPKIEQ; encoded by the coding sequence ATGGATATCTCCAAGCCCGTTGGTTCGGAAATCACATCAGTTGATTTTGGTGTGCTATCAGATGCggaaatacaaaaattatCAGCCAAGCAAATATCCAACCCCATCGTCTTTGACAATTTGGGACATCCAGTAAATGGTGGTCTCTACGATCTTTCACTTGGTGCCTTTTTGAGAAATGTTTGTGCTACTTGTGGGTTGGATGAAAAGTTTTGTCCTGGACACATGGGTCACATTGATTTACCTGTGCCTGTTTACAACCCTATGTTTTTCAACcaactatatatattcttaAGAAGTTCATGTTTATACTGTCATCACTTCAAAATGAATTGGCTTGAGGTAAACCTTTTCAAGTGCAAATTACAACTTATCCAATATggtttgttgttggaatGTGTAGAATTGGAAAATATTTTGCCCTCTggaaaatcaacaaaaggAAGTATTGATGAAGTTGAGGAAGCAGAGGAGGgcgaaggagaagaagatgtgACAGGGGATGAAAAGACCAGAAGAGAGTTGatggaaaagagagaacaATTTGTGAAAAATGCCATTGCTGATGCATTGCGAGATGGTAGAACAACCCCTAAAGGTGTCATTACTGCATCAGTTggtgaagaaagaaaagcagTCATTCACGATTTTTACAAAAGATTACTTGCCAGACCAAAATGTAGCAACTGTGGCATGTACTCGCCAAGCTTTAGGAAAGATGGGTTCACCAAAATCTTTGAGAATGCATTGAATGATAAACAAGTCTCAAACAATAGAGTTAAAGGCTTACAGCGACTCGATATGATTAGATCTAGCTCtgttggaaaagaagctgTAAAAAAAGCTTCTAATGCTAGTGATATACCAAACATTAAGCACAAGGGTGGATCTAAGTACATGCTTGCATCTGAAGTTAGAAATATCATGAGGGcagtatttgaaaaagagcaagctgttttgcaaaaagttTTCCATTCTAGACCTTATCAACATGAACTTATTAAAGGAgacattttctttaaacAAGCACTTGTTGTGCCACCAACCAGATTCAGATTGCCTTCTAAATTAGGAGACCAGATCCATGAGAATGCTCAAAATGAGTCTCTCTCaaacattttgaaaacttcGGCACTTATTAGAAACTTGAACGGTCAAATCTCACAAATGTACAAGGATAAGATCAGCGGGGAGCAGAAGAAAATTTTGTTCAATAGACTCATGAACTCGTTTGTTACTTTGCAAAATGATGTTAATGCATTTATTGACGCTACAAAGAACCAGAATGCACCAGCCGGGAAAGTACCTAATCCTGGTATCAAACaagatttggaaaagaaagaaggtttGTTTAGAAAGCATATGATGGGTAAGAGAGTTAATTATGCAGCCCGTTCCGTTATCTCACCAGATCCAAACCTTGAGACCAATGAAATTGGTGTCCCACCGGTGTTTGCCAAAAAATTGACATACCCCGAGCCTGTAACGGCACATAATGCTGCAGAATTAAGACAAGCAGTCATTAATGGTCCGGACGTTTGGCCCGGTGCAGTTCAGATCCAGAATGAGGATGGTAAGCTTATCAATTTGACAGGAATGAGTGTTGagcaaagaaaagcttTGGCAAACCAGCTTTTGACACCCTCTGGTAATGCTCCAATTGTAGGTAAAAAAGTTTACAGACACGTTAAGAATAAGGACGTGGTGATTATGAATCGTCAACCAACATTGCATAAAGCTTCGATGATGGGTCACAAGGTTAGAGTCTTGCCAGGTGAAAAGACATTGAGATTGCACTATGCAAACACCGGTGCTTATAATGCCGATTTCGATGGTGACGAAATGAATATGCACTTTccacaaaatgaaaatgccAAAGCCGAAGCCTTGAACTTGGCAAACACTGATAGCCAGTATCTCACTCCTACTTCGGGTGCTCCTTTGAGAGGTTTAATTCAAGACCATATCTCTGCAGGTATCTGGCTCACAAGCAAAGATTCATTCTTTGATCGAGATACTTATCATCAACTAATCTATGGTTGTATCAGGCCAGAAGATGGTCATACAACACGTAACAGAATTATCACTGTTCCACCAGCTGTATTTAAGCCACAATTTTTGTGGACTGGTAAACAAGTTATTACCACAATTCTTCTCAATATCAAGCCTAATAATGTTCCCGGTGTCAACTTGATCTCTAAGAATAAGGTCAAGAGTGAGTATTGGAGCAAGGATAGTACTGAAAATGAagtcattttcaaaaatggtGAATTGTTGTGCGGTATTTTGGACAAGTCCCAATATGGTGCTTCACAGTATGGTATTGTCCACTCTTTACATGAAGTTTATGGGCCCGATGTTGCAGGAAAAGCATTGAGTGTGTTGGGTAGATTGTTTACCAATTTCAACACCATGTATGCATTGACATGTGGTATGGATGACTTGAGATTGACCGAAGAAGGTAATGCATGGAGAAACGATATTTTGAAACAGTCTGTTGATATTGGTAGAGTAGCAGCAACCGAAGTAACAAATTTGCTGCAGGATACTCCAAATGAAGACAAGGAGTTGAGAAGAAGACTTGAAGAGATTTTGAGAGATGACTCCAAATTGGGTATTCTTGATGCTATTACACAATCCAAGGTCAACACCATTACCTCGCAAGTTGTTTCCAAGTGTGTTCCCGATGGTACAATGAAAAAGTTCCCTTACAATGCGATGCAAGCAATGGCCTTGTCTGGTGCCAAGGGTTCGAATGTCAATGTTTCTCAAATTATGTGTCTTTTGGGTCAACAAGCCTTGGAAGGTAGAAGAGTACCGGTGATGGTTTCTGGAAAGACGTTGCCTTCATTTAAGTCATTTGAGACCGATGCTAGAGCAGGTGGTTACATCAAGCAAAGATTCTATTCTGGTATCAGGCCACAGGAGTATTATTTCCATTGTATGGCAGGTAGAGAAGGTTTGATTGATACTGCTGTGAAAACTTCGAGATCGGGTTACTTGCAGCGTTGTTTAACTAAACAATTGGAAGGTGTGCACGTCAACTACGACAACTCGGTGAGAGATGGTGACGGTACCATGATCCAATTCTTGTATGGTGGTGATTCCATCGACACTACCAAGAAATCTCACATGAACCAATTCAACTTTTGTTTGGAAAACTACGATGCATTATTAGCCAAATACAATCCTGGTGATATGGTGGATAATTTGGATACTACTGAAGCTTTGTCGTACTCTAAGAAGGTGAGAAAGTCATTGAAGAAGCAACAAAACATTCCGCATTATgagcaaacaataaaaTACGACCCAGTGCTAAATGTCTACAACCCATCTAAATATCTTGGTTCTGTCTCAGAAAAATTCCAAGAGAATCTTGAGGCATTTGTGGACAAGAACCCAAATTTGTTTGCTCAAAGCAAGGAAGAGGCCAAGACCACTAATAAGTTAACAGAGAAGAAGTTTAGAGCTTTGATGCAATTGAAATATATGAGGTCCTTGGTGAATCCCGGTGAGTCTGTTGGTATTATTGCGTCTCAATCTATCGGTGAGCCCTCTACTCAAATGACGTTGAATACATTCCATTTTGCAGGACACGGTGCTGCAAATGTCACTTTGGGTATTCCTCGTATGAGAGAAATTATTATGACTGCTTCAGCTTCGATCAAGACGCCCCAGATGACATTGCCAATCTTGAACGACGTTACTGATGAACAAGCTGATGCATTTTGTAAATCGATTGCAAGAGTCGTTATGTCTGAGTTTGTTGATAATGTCACTGTTACTGAAACCACTTCACAAGATGCTAATGGTTCAAACAGTCGATCATACATTATTCGCTTGAACTTTTACACTAAAGACGAGTACGAAGCAGAGTACGACATTAGTCAAGAACAATTGGAACAAGTTGTTACTAGTACTTTTATCCATGCATTGGAAGCGCAAATCGTCAAGGAAgtgaagaagcaaaagaagccTGAATACATGCCAACTGTTGGTAAATCAGCAGGCAAGACCGATATGGAGACTGTAAGTGGTAAGATTAAAGAATTGAGTGATGGTGAAGATGAGGATAAcgaggatgaagatgaagatgcagaagaagaagggttgaagaataaaaagaaacaacaggTGTCATACGATGGTccagatgatgatgaagttgaGACCATGAAGAGGGCTGAAGAGACCAGTGATGAAGAAATGGACGAAGGTGACACTTCTTCGTCTGATTCCGACTCTGACTCTGACTCTGATTCTGACTCTGATTCCGAGGATGTTGATATGGACAAggacaacaagaaaaatgaGTTGTCACGTCAAGCTAAAGATCGTCAGGCTGAAGTTATTGCTCAACACAACATGGTTGCGCAATTCAATTTTGATGACGACAATGGGGAATGGTGTGAGTTTAAGCTTGAGCTCAATGGTAATGAGACTcaaaagttgttgatggtCAATATTGTTGAGGAATTGTTGCGTAAAACCGTTGTGCGTGAAATTCCACATATCGGAAGATGTTTGCGCCCCGAGCCCGATGCGGCAACTGGTAAACGTGTGCTCACCACTGAAGGTGTCAATTTCAGAGCCATGTGGGACCAAgatgatttcatcaatgtTAATGCCATTACTTCGAATGACATTGCTTCCGTGTTGCGCACGTATGGTGTTGAAGCCGCAAGAAACACTATTGTGAATGAGATTTACCGAGTGTTTGACACTTATGGTATCAGTGTGTCGCCACATCATTTAGAGTTGATTGCAGACATGATGACTCGTGAAGGTTCATACTTGGCCTTCAATAGACAAGGTATTGATTCCTCAACATCGAGTTTCATGAAGATGTCTTATGAAACCACATGTCAGTTCTTAACAAAGGCTGTCTTAGATGGCGATCGTGAAGAGTTGGAGAGTCCTTCGGCAAAGATTGTTATGGGTAAATTGTCAAATGTTGGTACTGGTTCCTTTGACGTTTTTGCTCAAATGCCAAAAATCGAACAGTAA